The Streptomyces rubrogriseus genomic sequence CAGCGGCTCCGCGCCCAGCGCGCTGGCATTGCTGACCAGCAGATCCACGCCGCCCAGCCGCCGGGCCTCCGTCACCAGCCCCGTCCGGTGCCAGGAGTCGGTGACGTCGCCGGGCAACGCCGCCACGCGCGTGCCGTACACCTCCAGCCCCCTCGCCGCCTCCTTGAGGACCTCGGCACTCCTCGCGTCCAGCACCAGGTCCCACCCCCGTGCCGCCAGGGCCTCGGCGAGTGCCCGGCCCAGCCCCTTGGACGCCCCCGTGATGATCGCAACCGGCATGACACACGTCCTCTTCGTCGTCCCCGCCGTCCGTCCGGCCGGCGTGATCCTCAACGTAGGAACCGGCCGCCGCCCCCGCCTCGGGCACGGGCCCCAACCTCCGAGGGCCCTTCGCCCTAGGCCGGCCGGACGGGACCCCGGACCTAGTCCCACCGCCCTAGGCGACGCCCGTCACCGGGCCGATCCCGCCCCCACCCGCCGCGGGTACCGTGAGGACATGAGCCACGGCCCCCGGTCCGGCCTCACCGCGGTGAGTTCCGCGCTGCTGGCCATGAGCAGGCACCTCGAGGTGCGCGACGTCCTCAAGACGATCGTCGCCTCGGCCCGCGAGCTGCTCGACGCCCAGTACGCCGCCCTCGGCGTCCCCGACGACCACGGCGGCTTCGCCCAGTTCGTGGTCGACGGCGTCAGCGACGAGCAGTGGAAGGCCATCGGCCCGCTGCCGCGCCAGCACGGCATCCTCGCCGCGATGCTCCACGAGGCCACCCCCGAGCGCCTCGCCGACGTCCGCAAGGACCCCCGCTTCGGCGGCTGGCCCTCCGCCCACCCCGACCTGGTCGACTTCCTGGGCCTGCCGATCCGGGACGGCGACGAGGTGCTCGGCGCCCTGTTCCTCGCGAACAAGAACTGTGAGAAGCCCGCGGGCGGCTGCGGCTTCACCGCGGACGACGAGGAACTGCTCGGCATCCTCGCCCAGCACGCCGCCATCGCCCTCACCAACGCGCGCCTGTACGAGCGCAGCCGCGAGCTGACCATCGCCGAGGAGCGCTCCCGCCTCGCCCACGAACTGCACGACGCGGTCAGCCAGAAGCTCTTCTCCCTGCGCCTGACCGCCCAGGCCGCCACCGCCCTGGTCGACCGCGACCCCGCGCGCGCCAAGGAGGAGCTGCACCAGGTCGCGACCCTGGCCGCCGAGGCCGCCGACGAGCTGCGCGCCGCCGTCGTCGAGCTGCGCCCCGCCGCGCTGGAGGAGGACGGCCTGGTCGCCACCCTGCGCACCCAGATCCAGGTCCTCGACCGGGCCCACGCCGCCCGCGTGACCTTCACCGGCCACGGCGTCAAAGCCCTGCCGGCCGCGCAGGAGGAGGCCCTGCTGCGCGTGGCCCAGGAGGCACTGCACAACGCCCTGCGCCACTCCGGGGCGGAACGCGTCACGGTGACCCTGCACCGGCGGGGCACCGCGACCGTCCTGCGGATCACCGACGACGGCGGCGGCTTCGACCCGCGCACGGTACGCCGCGCCGGACGCCACCTCGGCCTGGTCTCGATGCGCGACCGGGCCGGCGGCACCGGCGGCCGGCTCACCGTGCGGTCCGCGCCCGGCGAGGGCACCACGATCGAGATGGAGGTTCCCGGTGGCTGACGCGATCAGGGTGCTGCTCGTCGACGACCACCAGGTGGTCCGCCGGGGACTGCGCACCTTCCTGGAGGTACAGGACGACATCGAGGTGGTCGGCGAGGCCGCGGACGGCGCCGAGGGCGTCGACCGCGCCCAGGAGCTGAAGCCCGACGTGATCCTCATGGACGTCAAGATGCCGGGCATGGACGGCGTCGACGCGCTGCGCAGGCTCCGCGAGCTGGACAACCACGCGCGCGTGCTGGTCGTCACCAGCTTCACCGAGCAGCGCACCGTGGTCCCGGCCCTGCGGGCGGGCGCGGCCGGATACGTGTACAAGGACGTCGATCCCGACGCGCTGGCCGGCGCCATCCGCTCCGTCCACGCCGGGCACATCCTGCTCCAGCCCGAGGTCGCGGGCGCCCTCCTGAGCCAGGAGGAGAGCAGCTCCGGGCCGGGCAGGGCGGGCTCCCTCACGGAGCGGGAGCGCGAGGTGCTGGGCCTGATAGCGGACGGCCGCTCCAACCGGGAGATCGCGCGTGCGCTCGTCCTCTCCGAGAAGACGGTGAAGACCCACGTCTCGAACATCCTGATGAAACTCGACCTCGCGGACCGCACCCAGGCCGCCCTGTGGGCCGTGCGCCACGGCGTGGCCGGCTGACCGCGACCGACCGCCCCTGTACGTG encodes the following:
- a CDS encoding GAF domain-containing sensor histidine kinase, yielding MSHGPRSGLTAVSSALLAMSRHLEVRDVLKTIVASARELLDAQYAALGVPDDHGGFAQFVVDGVSDEQWKAIGPLPRQHGILAAMLHEATPERLADVRKDPRFGGWPSAHPDLVDFLGLPIRDGDEVLGALFLANKNCEKPAGGCGFTADDEELLGILAQHAAIALTNARLYERSRELTIAEERSRLAHELHDAVSQKLFSLRLTAQAATALVDRDPARAKEELHQVATLAAEAADELRAAVVELRPAALEEDGLVATLRTQIQVLDRAHAARVTFTGHGVKALPAAQEEALLRVAQEALHNALRHSGAERVTVTLHRRGTATVLRITDDGGGFDPRTVRRAGRHLGLVSMRDRAGGTGGRLTVRSAPGEGTTIEMEVPGG
- a CDS encoding response regulator, with amino-acid sequence MADAIRVLLVDDHQVVRRGLRTFLEVQDDIEVVGEAADGAEGVDRAQELKPDVILMDVKMPGMDGVDALRRLRELDNHARVLVVTSFTEQRTVVPALRAGAAGYVYKDVDPDALAGAIRSVHAGHILLQPEVAGALLSQEESSSGPGRAGSLTEREREVLGLIADGRSNREIARALVLSEKTVKTHVSNILMKLDLADRTQAALWAVRHGVAG